In a genomic window of uncultured Sphaerochaeta sp.:
- a CDS encoding TRAP transporter small permease subunit, with product MVKVLDRISWVLGKIATYMATIILISVFLVISLGVVARFTSLRFSWTEEFARWGLVSLTYVGASAALRNKQHSGVNLVINSLPAKIGKIVVVVAYLALMFSVVYFFLNSYEAAIKATRIRGDIIPISMKYVKLLIPTSFGMMFFHLASGLADLLSSKGIAGKTISV from the coding sequence GTGGTTAAGGTATTGGATAGGATCAGTTGGGTCCTCGGAAAGATTGCCACCTATATGGCAACCATCATTCTTATCAGCGTGTTTCTGGTCATCTCCCTCGGGGTGGTCGCACGATTCACCAGCCTGCGTTTCTCCTGGACTGAGGAGTTTGCCCGCTGGGGCTTGGTAAGCCTCACCTATGTCGGTGCAAGCGCAGCACTGCGCAACAAGCAGCACTCAGGAGTCAACCTGGTCATCAACAGTCTCCCTGCCAAAATCGGCAAGATCGTGGTGGTGGTTGCTTACCTTGCGCTCATGTTCTCCGTTGTCTACTTCTTCCTCAACAGTTATGAGGCTGCCATCAAGGCAACCCGTATTCGTGGTGACATTATTCCCATTTCCATGAAGTACGTGAAACTGCTCATCCCCACCAGCTTTGGCATGATGTTTTTCCATCTGGCTTCTGGCTTGGCCGATCTGCTTTCCAGCAAGGGAATTGCTGGCAAGACTATCAGCGTATAA
- a CDS encoding DctP family TRAP transporter solute-binding subunit translates to MKKTLAVLALVAAASFLFFGCEKKATAAASTAGTLPAATAAAAPAPSTAQEKIAVSVKQDVRTVKPDYTIRFAYYDAATWPDISKTPLPEHAYALVFKSIVEANSNGKIAVELYPGNALGDTKATMEMAMSGGIEMVNTTGTVSSLMPETQVIFLPYVFKSDEIAWDFFDTSDLWKEMTAELEEISGLKMISVGQNGTRHFTNNVRPIRTPADMKGLKFRVMQSPIYVKMVEAMGASATPLASGEIYTACQTGVVDGQENPIWNIAANKWNEVQKYITLDGHTWSENFVLMNSDFWNSLPENYQHIITIAAYHAQNADRAAEALASRVLDFDSVRNSMEVYVPNAEELELFKKAAAPTYDWLRGEVGDEIVDRFLAEVKKSEAKFGW, encoded by the coding sequence ATGAAAAAAACATTGGCCGTTCTTGCGCTTGTCGCAGCTGCCTCGTTCCTGTTCTTTGGTTGTGAAAAGAAAGCAACCGCTGCTGCAAGTACCGCTGGCACCCTGCCCGCTGCTACTGCTGCTGCCGCTCCCGCTCCCTCCACTGCACAGGAGAAAATTGCTGTCTCTGTGAAGCAGGATGTCCGTACCGTGAAGCCCGATTACACCATCCGCTTCGCTTACTATGATGCCGCTACCTGGCCCGATATCTCCAAGACACCGCTTCCGGAACATGCCTATGCATTGGTCTTCAAGAGCATCGTCGAAGCCAACTCCAACGGCAAGATTGCTGTTGAGCTCTATCCCGGCAATGCCCTCGGTGATACCAAGGCAACCATGGAAATGGCAATGAGTGGTGGTATTGAGATGGTGAACACCACCGGTACCGTCTCTTCCCTGATGCCTGAGACCCAGGTCATCTTCCTTCCCTACGTCTTCAAGAGCGACGAGATCGCCTGGGACTTCTTCGACACCAGCGATCTCTGGAAAGAGATGACTGCAGAGCTCGAGGAAATCAGTGGCCTGAAGATGATCTCCGTTGGTCAGAACGGAACCCGTCACTTCACCAACAACGTACGTCCGATCCGCACTCCTGCAGACATGAAGGGACTCAAGTTCCGCGTCATGCAGAGCCCGATCTACGTCAAGATGGTTGAAGCCATGGGTGCAAGTGCAACCCCGCTCGCTTCCGGTGAGATCTACACCGCTTGCCAGACCGGCGTTGTTGACGGACAGGAGAACCCGATCTGGAACATTGCAGCCAACAAGTGGAACGAAGTACAGAAGTACATCACCCTTGATGGTCACACCTGGAGTGAGAACTTCGTGTTGATGAACAGCGATTTCTGGAACAGCCTGCCTGAGAACTACCAGCACATCATCACCATTGCTGCATACCATGCACAGAATGCTGACCGTGCTGCAGAAGCTTTGGCATCCCGCGTACTCGACTTCGACTCCGTGAGAAACTCCATGGAAGTCTATGTACCGAATGCTGAGGAGCTCGAGCTCTTCAAGAAAGCAGCCGCTCCCACCTACGACTGGCTCCGTGGAGAAGTCGGGGATGAGATCGTCGATCGCTTCCTTGCAGAAGTGAAGAAGTCCGAAGCCAAGTTCGGCTGGTAA
- a CDS encoding FadR/GntR family transcriptional regulator encodes MEKADEKPQSLRSQIFHKLKNRIEAGTWEIGDKFPSEHQLCQEYEVSRVTIRSAIQQLEAVGLIQTHQGGRTQVLRNRVKGSVASLNPLTGINLRTDIVKVLEYRLVVEKGTIGLAVQHITDDDLADLEEIFNMMLIHHDDVKKFSQADYLFHRKIAESSKNPILIQANQSIEEVLANTMDSIVSLLGCAIGIRYHRLLLSSLRTRDKNACEQLMEEHLQATIDGIKSFLVVNQETLA; translated from the coding sequence ATGGAAAAAGCGGACGAAAAACCCCAGTCACTGAGAAGCCAAATCTTTCACAAGCTGAAGAATAGGATTGAGGCAGGCACCTGGGAAATTGGGGATAAATTCCCTTCGGAGCATCAGCTCTGCCAGGAGTATGAGGTGAGCAGGGTAACCATTCGTTCCGCCATCCAGCAACTTGAGGCCGTGGGACTCATCCAGACACACCAAGGGGGACGCACCCAAGTGCTCCGCAACCGGGTCAAGGGTTCGGTCGCCTCACTCAACCCGCTTACAGGAATCAATCTGCGGACCGACATCGTCAAGGTGCTTGAGTATCGTCTGGTCGTGGAGAAAGGGACCATCGGACTTGCCGTGCAGCATATCACCGACGATGATCTGGCAGACCTCGAGGAGATCTTCAACATGATGCTCATCCATCATGATGATGTGAAGAAGTTCAGCCAGGCCGACTATCTTTTCCACCGAAAGATTGCAGAATCCTCAAAGAATCCCATTCTCATCCAAGCCAACCAGAGCATTGAGGAAGTGCTTGCAAACACCATGGACAGCATCGTCAGCCTGCTTGGTTGCGCAATTGGTATCCGTTACCATCGTCTCCTGCTCTCCTCGCTCAGGACACGTGACAAAAACGCCTGCGAGCAACTCATGGAAGAGCACTTGCAGGCTACGATTGACGGGATCAAAAGCTTTCTGGTGGTGAATCAGGAAACCTTGGCTTAG
- a CDS encoding OadG-related small transporter subunit has translation MYTTFLKSLTLMGQGMAGIFTVILVIFVVLSVLGRKKDKSS, from the coding sequence ATGTACACGACTTTTTTGAAATCCTTGACGCTGATGGGCCAGGGGATGGCGGGTATCTTCACCGTCATCCTGGTCATCTTCGTCGTTCTGTCGGTATTGGGAAGAAAGAAGGACAAGTCCTCCTAA
- a CDS encoding sodium ion-translocating decarboxylase subunit beta, which produces MDFLLDGLLSTTWKQLVMFGVGGLLIYLAIAKKLEPSLLLPMGFGAILVNLPFSGAVNQMMVGIGEVPGILDWLFHFGIEAAEAMPLLLFIGIGAMIDFGPLLANPKLILFGAAAQWGIFATISLATLFGFSLVDAASIGIIGAADGPTSILVSQVLGSTYIGPIAIAAYSYMALVPIIQPFAIKLVTTKKERMIHMPYNPRSVSKRSKILFPIIVTMVAGYIAPASVSLVGMLMFGNLIRECTVLDSLSTAAQTVLVNLITLLLGITIASTMKAESFVTIQTIMIMALGLAAFVFDTIAGVLFAKILNLFVKQKVNPMVGAAGISAFPMSARVIQRMGQQADPQNHLLMHAVGANVAGQIASVIAGGVILGLVPGLL; this is translated from the coding sequence ATGGACTTCTTGTTGGATGGACTGCTCAGCACCACGTGGAAGCAATTGGTGATGTTTGGTGTTGGTGGTCTTCTCATCTATCTGGCGATCGCCAAAAAATTGGAGCCATCCTTGCTGCTTCCGATGGGCTTCGGGGCCATTTTGGTCAATCTTCCCTTCTCAGGGGCCGTCAATCAGATGATGGTTGGCATCGGTGAGGTGCCCGGAATCCTGGACTGGTTGTTCCATTTTGGCATTGAGGCTGCGGAGGCAATGCCGCTTCTGCTCTTCATCGGCATTGGGGCGATGATCGACTTCGGACCGTTGTTGGCCAATCCCAAGCTCATTCTCTTCGGCGCTGCAGCCCAGTGGGGTATTTTTGCCACCATCTCGTTGGCAACGCTGTTTGGCTTCAGTCTTGTGGATGCCGCCTCAATCGGCATCATCGGGGCTGCCGACGGACCTACCTCTATACTGGTAAGCCAAGTACTGGGAAGCACCTACATAGGACCGATTGCCATTGCCGCCTACTCCTACATGGCCTTGGTGCCGATCATCCAACCCTTCGCCATCAAGCTGGTGACAACCAAGAAAGAGCGGATGATCCACATGCCGTACAATCCTCGTTCCGTTTCCAAACGGTCGAAGATTCTCTTTCCGATCATCGTGACGATGGTGGCCGGTTACATCGCCCCTGCATCAGTCTCCTTGGTGGGAATGCTGATGTTCGGCAACCTGATTCGCGAGTGCACGGTTCTCGACTCGCTTTCCACTGCAGCCCAGACGGTATTGGTCAACCTCATCACCCTGCTGCTGGGGATTACCATCGCCTCCACAATGAAGGCCGAATCCTTCGTGACGATCCAGACCATCATGATCATGGCCTTGGGCTTGGCGGCCTTCGTGTTCGATACGATCGCAGGGGTGCTGTTCGCCAAGATCCTCAACCTCTTTGTGAAACAGAAGGTGAATCCGATGGTAGGGGCGGCAGGTATCTCGGCCTTCCCGATGTCAGCACGGGTGATTCAGCGCATGGGCCAGCAGGCCGATCCACAGAACCACCTGTTGATGCATGCAGTTGGGGCAAACGTTGCCGGACAAATCGCCTCGGTCATCGCAGGCGGCGTCATCCTGGGTCTTGTCCCGGGCTTGCTGTAG
- a CDS encoding GNAT family N-acetyltransferase — protein sequence MHTPHKLSNADIPAVLAYIAPEREINLFIEGDIELYGLERDAVELFAFGDDWDSLLLRYYENYMLASNKANPELAGVASFLKERKMLCLSAKEAYLLQMQPYFPATKVQGTYLCKLDKASFRPKPGGMQKPLQLGPDHAGAIVGLYKQIEEFAKPYLEHEEEKTEQTRDNYEKGCIGFGIFEDDKLVCTANITARTQSGAMIIGVATLPEYRKKGYASQVMSELCRQCFAEGMGFLCLFYDNPLAGELYHSMGFETIGRWAMMRF from the coding sequence ATGCATACACCACACAAGCTATCCAACGCAGACATTCCGGCAGTTCTTGCCTATATCGCACCCGAGCGGGAAATCAATCTCTTCATTGAGGGGGACATCGAACTGTACGGCCTGGAACGTGATGCAGTGGAGCTGTTTGCCTTCGGCGATGACTGGGACAGCTTGCTGCTGCGCTATTATGAGAACTACATGCTGGCAAGCAACAAGGCAAACCCAGAACTTGCAGGGGTTGCATCCTTCCTGAAAGAGCGGAAGATGCTCTGCCTCAGTGCTAAGGAAGCGTACTTGCTGCAGATGCAACCCTACTTTCCGGCAACCAAGGTGCAGGGAACCTACCTGTGCAAACTCGACAAGGCCTCATTCAGGCCCAAACCGGGAGGGATGCAGAAACCTCTTCAGCTGGGACCCGATCATGCCGGTGCAATCGTGGGTCTGTACAAGCAGATAGAGGAGTTTGCCAAGCCCTACCTCGAGCATGAGGAGGAGAAAACCGAGCAGACCCGGGATAATTATGAGAAAGGATGCATCGGCTTCGGCATCTTCGAGGATGACAAGCTTGTCTGCACTGCCAACATCACCGCCCGGACACAGAGCGGTGCCATGATCATCGGGGTTGCCACCCTCCCTGAATACCGGAAAAAGGGGTATGCATCACAGGTGATGAGTGAGTTGTGCAGGCAGTGCTTTGCCGAAGGGATGGGTTTCCTCTGCCTCTTCTATGACAATCCGCTTGCCGGAGAGCTCTATCACAGCATGGGCTTCGAGACGATCGGGCGTTGGGCCATGATGAGATTCTGA
- a CDS encoding fructose-6-phosphate aldolase has product MDILLDSADITAIGHALEYYPIKGVTTNPSMLASLGRQDVVSHLCAIRALIGEKRDLHVQLTGRDASTMIKEAHHLCSKLGDQTFLAVPVTEEGLKVIKILASEGLQVTASTVFSTMQGILAMLSGARYIAVFYDRMLNLDIDASRVIRELASLLWTNTSSTQVLAASFRNVAEVTTAYASGAGCCTVKPELLSTGLAMPSIRKAVQDFAEDWRKVYGDKALLDL; this is encoded by the coding sequence ATGGACATCTTGCTGGACAGTGCCGATATCACTGCAATCGGCCATGCCTTGGAGTACTATCCGATCAAAGGGGTCACCACCAATCCCTCGATGCTCGCTTCCTTGGGGCGACAGGATGTGGTGAGCCACCTGTGCGCCATCAGGGCCCTGATCGGGGAAAAGCGCGATCTTCACGTACAGCTTACTGGCCGTGATGCTTCGACGATGATCAAGGAAGCGCACCATCTCTGTTCGAAATTGGGAGATCAGACCTTTCTTGCCGTCCCGGTGACCGAAGAGGGGCTCAAGGTGATCAAGATACTTGCCTCAGAGGGGTTGCAGGTAACCGCTTCCACGGTTTTCTCTACGATGCAAGGAATCCTTGCGATGCTCTCCGGTGCCCGATACATAGCTGTTTTTTACGACAGAATGCTGAATCTGGACATCGATGCCAGCCGTGTCATCAGAGAACTGGCAAGCCTGTTGTGGACCAACACCAGCTCTACCCAGGTTCTGGCTGCAAGCTTCCGCAATGTTGCCGAAGTAACCACGGCCTATGCCAGTGGGGCAGGATGCTGCACCGTAAAGCCTGAGCTCCTCTCAACCGGCCTTGCGATGCCCTCAATCAGGAAGGCGGTCCAGGACTTTGCCGAAGACTGGCGGAAAGTCTATGGTGACAAGGCTCTTCTGGACCTCTAG
- a CDS encoding AraC family transcriptional regulator has product MSETILDESSFFYEPAMQLKVIKRDPELPYRLHSHEFHELVFVVSGRGINFTKDEEFMLREGSVFFVPPGLEHGYKHVENLVLYNIIYGRNLVSRHALDLTELPGYCSIFLQADTIPSLSLSPSQIAELLPLIQLMEKEADDQSYGSGSRTLAYAYLIELLVSLARIYDQTPNEANQTARRLWEVISYMDNHLDQALSTEELKDVANMSTSTLNRCFKQSTGLSPIEFHIHKRIAYACSLIQKRGLSMAQVSEASGFNDPNYFSRQFRKVMGMSPKQYQRIFTSRFT; this is encoded by the coding sequence ATGAGCGAAACCATTCTTGACGAAAGTTCCTTCTTCTATGAACCTGCCATGCAACTGAAAGTCATCAAACGGGACCCTGAGCTCCCGTACCGGTTGCATAGCCATGAATTTCACGAGCTTGTCTTTGTGGTGAGCGGACGGGGTATCAACTTTACCAAGGATGAAGAGTTCATGCTGCGCGAAGGCTCGGTCTTCTTTGTCCCCCCTGGCCTCGAACACGGGTACAAGCATGTAGAGAATCTTGTGCTCTACAACATCATCTATGGGCGCAACCTCGTGAGCCGCCACGCATTGGATCTCACGGAGCTGCCCGGCTATTGCTCCATCTTCCTGCAGGCCGACACCATCCCCAGCCTCTCGCTCTCCCCTTCCCAGATTGCGGAGTTGCTTCCTCTCATCCAATTGATGGAGAAGGAGGCTGATGACCAGAGTTATGGATCGGGTTCACGAACACTCGCCTATGCCTATCTTATTGAACTGCTCGTCTCTCTGGCGCGCATCTATGACCAAACGCCCAATGAGGCAAACCAAACCGCTCGCAGGCTCTGGGAGGTCATCTCTTATATGGACAACCATCTTGACCAGGCTCTCTCAACAGAAGAACTGAAGGATGTAGCCAATATGAGCACCAGCACCCTCAACCGCTGCTTCAAGCAGAGCACCGGACTCTCCCCCATTGAGTTCCACATCCACAAGCGCATTGCCTATGCCTGCTCACTCATCCAGAAGCGAGGCCTCTCAATGGCACAGGTCAGCGAAGCCAGCGGCTTCAACGACCCCAACTATTTTTCCAGGCAGTTCCGCAAGGTCATGGGCATGAGCCCCAAGCAGTACCAGCGGATCTTTACCAGCAGGTTTACCTAA
- a CDS encoding SulP family inorganic anion transporter, producing the protein MGQLRFLGDIKREFSGYNANAFSKDLLAGLTVTAVALPLALAFGVSSGLDAASGLITAILAGLIIGALGGASFQISGPTGAMAAILISLSVRHGVEGVFIAGFLSGLILLIAALLKVGALVSYIPSPVVTGFTSGIAVIIALGQIDNFFGTTSAGESAIEKLISYSELGFSVQLPTLFYGLLVILLMVLWPKKWNARFPASLLGIIVTLVLQMVLDLPVGEVGAIPRSLLGENRLHFGSLSLATLLPYLSPAISIAALGMVESLLCGSSGGKMRGEKLNATQELFAQGIGNVIIPFFGGIPATAAIARTSVAIKSGQQTRLTSIIHALGLLASMFLLSPFMSRIPLASLAGVLLVTSWRMNEWHSIRQIFSKRIKTSMSQYLITMIATVVFDLTIAILIGIIFSMVMFIVRSHRISIEIDPVTSELGEYDKHTKVVYVDGSLFFGSQDQLTKVVEKLLGEGVERIIFSLRGVPTIDHSSINEFTEIVLLCRTREVDVLFCGVQAPVLTLMKRLDFVSLAGEDKFFSSAVTALESLR; encoded by the coding sequence ATGGGACAGCTTCGGTTTCTTGGGGATATCAAACGTGAATTTTCCGGTTATAACGCCAATGCTTTTTCGAAGGATTTGCTTGCAGGTCTGACCGTCACGGCAGTGGCGCTTCCGCTTGCCCTGGCCTTTGGGGTGAGCTCGGGCCTTGATGCCGCCAGCGGCCTGATTACGGCCATTCTGGCAGGCCTGATCATCGGTGCTTTGGGGGGAGCTTCCTTCCAGATTTCCGGTCCTACCGGAGCAATGGCAGCGATTCTCATCTCCCTCTCCGTACGCCACGGGGTGGAAGGTGTTTTCATCGCAGGCTTTCTCAGTGGCCTCATTCTCCTCATCGCTGCACTTCTGAAAGTGGGTGCTCTGGTCAGTTACATCCCCAGCCCGGTGGTCACCGGTTTTACCAGTGGTATCGCCGTCATCATCGCTCTCGGCCAGATCGACAACTTCTTTGGCACCACCAGTGCAGGGGAGAGTGCCATCGAGAAACTGATTTCCTACTCTGAACTGGGCTTTTCGGTGCAGTTGCCCACCCTGTTCTACGGCCTGTTGGTCATCCTGTTGATGGTACTTTGGCCGAAGAAGTGGAATGCGCGCTTCCCTGCGAGCCTGTTGGGCATCATCGTCACCCTTGTGCTGCAGATGGTCTTGGATCTTCCTGTCGGTGAAGTGGGTGCCATTCCCCGTTCCCTGCTTGGCGAGAACCGTCTTCACTTCGGCTCACTCAGCCTTGCCACCTTGCTTCCCTACCTCTCCCCTGCGATTTCCATCGCTGCCTTGGGGATGGTGGAGAGCCTGTTGTGCGGCTCTTCAGGTGGGAAGATGAGAGGCGAGAAACTCAATGCTACCCAGGAGCTCTTCGCCCAGGGCATCGGCAATGTGATCATCCCCTTCTTTGGGGGAATCCCTGCAACCGCAGCGATTGCCCGCACTTCGGTTGCAATCAAGAGCGGTCAGCAGACCCGCCTGACCAGCATCATCCATGCCCTTGGCCTGCTCGCTTCGATGTTCCTGCTCTCTCCCTTCATGAGCAGGATTCCGCTCGCATCCCTTGCCGGGGTGCTGCTGGTAACCTCCTGGAGAATGAACGAGTGGCATTCGATCCGCCAGATCTTCAGCAAGCGCATCAAGACCTCGATGAGCCAGTATCTGATCACCATGATAGCAACGGTGGTGTTCGATCTCACCATTGCAATTCTCATCGGCATCATCTTCTCGATGGTCATGTTCATTGTCCGCAGCCATCGCATCTCCATTGAGATCGATCCGGTAACCAGTGAGTTGGGCGAGTACGACAAGCACACCAAGGTGGTGTATGTCGACGGCTCGCTCTTCTTCGGCAGTCAGGACCAACTCACCAAGGTGGTGGAGAAGCTGCTGGGAGAGGGAGTTGAGCGGATCATATTCAGCCTCCGTGGGGTGCCGACGATAGACCACAGCTCGATCAACGAGTTCACCGAAATCGTACTGCTGTGCAGAACGCGTGAGGTGGATGTCCTGTTCTGCGGTGTGCAGGCGCCTGTCCTCACCCTGATGAAGCGGCTGGACTTTGTCAGCCTTGCAGGAGAGGATAAGTTCTTCAGTAGTGCTGTCACCGCCCTTGAGTCGCTTAGGTAA
- a CDS encoding VOC family protein, with amino-acid sequence MNFRFVHNNFNVTDLDKSLAFYQEALGLVEVKRKVAEDGSFILVFLGDGESKHQLELTWLRNWEKGTYNLGDNEFHLAFQTDDLEAAREKHREMGCICYENKKMGIYFISDPDGYWLEIVPVRK; translated from the coding sequence ATGAATTTCCGGTTTGTCCATAACAATTTCAATGTAACGGATCTCGACAAGTCCCTGGCATTCTACCAGGAAGCCCTTGGCTTGGTGGAAGTGAAGCGAAAGGTCGCTGAGGATGGTTCCTTCATCCTGGTTTTCCTCGGAGATGGGGAGTCGAAACACCAGCTTGAACTCACTTGGCTGCGCAATTGGGAGAAAGGTACCTACAACCTGGGGGACAATGAGTTCCACCTTGCGTTCCAGACCGATGACCTGGAAGCAGCCAGGGAAAAGCACCGTGAGATGGGATGCATCTGCTATGAGAACAAGAAGATGGGCATCTACTTCATCTCTGACCCCGACGGCTATTGGTTGGAGATTGTGCCAGTCAGAAAATAG
- a CDS encoding MBL fold metallo-hydrolase, producing MDCTYLGHSAFLLETGNVFLLFDYTKGSLELPSLDKPLVVFASHRHGDHFSPEIFGLAKREGRTTFVLSSDIATHHAAGLESVVWLGPYEEAEVEGIAIRTLKSTDEGVAFILEVEGKTLYFAGDLNHWHWNGESEAYNRQMEEDYHQELRLLPLTLDVAFVPVDPRLEDAYSLGAKDLLERISVHHLVPMHLWGAYELCSRLARELKEHNLNTAVTVLHAEPQTWRIE from the coding sequence ATGGATTGTACCTATCTGGGCCATAGTGCCTTTTTGTTGGAAACAGGGAACGTCTTTCTGCTCTTCGACTACACCAAGGGCTCTTTGGAGCTTCCTTCTTTGGACAAGCCTCTGGTGGTGTTTGCCAGCCATCGGCATGGGGACCACTTCAGTCCCGAGATTTTTGGACTTGCAAAGCGGGAGGGCAGGACGACCTTCGTCCTCTCCTCCGACATCGCTACCCACCATGCAGCCGGATTGGAGTCTGTGGTGTGGCTTGGTCCCTATGAGGAGGCAGAGGTTGAAGGCATAGCCATCAGGACCCTCAAATCCACCGATGAGGGGGTTGCCTTCATCCTGGAGGTGGAGGGGAAGACCCTCTACTTTGCAGGGGACCTGAACCACTGGCACTGGAATGGGGAGAGTGAGGCGTACAATCGTCAGATGGAGGAAGACTACCATCAGGAGCTGCGTTTGCTCCCCCTCACGCTTGATGTTGCTTTTGTTCCTGTCGATCCCCGGCTTGAGGACGCCTACAGCCTGGGGGCAAAGGACCTTTTGGAGCGGATTTCGGTACATCACTTGGTGCCGATGCACCTCTGGGGAGCGTATGAGCTCTGCTCCCGTCTTGCACGAGAGCTGAAAGAACACAACCTGAATACTGCGGTCACTGTCTTGCACGCTGAACCGCAGACATGGAGGATAGAATGA
- a CDS encoding carbohydrate-binding protein produces MQISVVNQENQVLATSRPCGYGVALEYKQSYQAGDTVLLTIEEVGLYELQIDECLGTCIVHLEQEARFQIPTEAEKRTCYPKLAFTGDCHLMTLTPFTPTERRNLALNVYDHHQAKGIHPHASANVETRGEMVFAARNAIDGVFANHSHGDYPYASWGINRDPKAEMRIEFGRSVIADEIRLTLRADWPHDSWWTEAVVTDSNGKRYVLPLTKSPLPQVFPIEPTSMTSLTLGELKKADDPSPFPALTQIEVWGTEA; encoded by the coding sequence ATGCAAATCAGTGTGGTGAATCAGGAGAATCAGGTGTTGGCAACCAGCCGCCCGTGCGGATACGGGGTCGCCTTGGAGTACAAGCAGAGCTATCAGGCAGGTGATACCGTCCTCCTGACCATCGAGGAAGTTGGGCTGTATGAACTGCAGATCGACGAATGCCTGGGAACATGCATCGTCCACCTTGAACAGGAAGCCCGCTTCCAAATCCCCACCGAGGCGGAGAAACGAACCTGTTATCCCAAGCTTGCATTCACCGGTGATTGCCATCTGATGACCCTCACTCCCTTCACACCCACAGAGCGCAGGAACCTTGCCCTGAATGTCTATGACCATCACCAGGCCAAAGGTATCCATCCCCATGCAAGTGCCAATGTGGAGACACGAGGGGAGATGGTATTCGCCGCTCGCAATGCCATCGATGGTGTGTTCGCCAACCACAGCCATGGCGACTATCCCTATGCAAGCTGGGGCATCAACCGCGATCCCAAAGCAGAGATGCGCATTGAATTCGGCCGCAGCGTCATCGCCGACGAGATCCGGCTCACCCTGCGTGCCGACTGGCCGCATGACAGCTGGTGGACCGAGGCAGTGGTGACCGACAGCAACGGAAAGCGGTATGTACTCCCTCTGACCAAGAGCCCGCTCCCCCAAGTCTTCCCGATAGAACCGACCTCAATGACTTCCCTCACCTTGGGCGAGCTGAAAAAGGCTGATGATCCGTCACCCTTCCCCGCCCTCACCCAGATTGAAGTCTGGGGAACCGAAGCATAA